DNA sequence from the Candidatus Fluviicola riflensis genome:
TCTTCATCTTTGGTCTTCCGTCTCATAGTCTTGAGTCTTTCAGTCTATTTGTCTTCTTTCGTTTTCACTACACGGACTGACTGTTTCACAGCTTTTCCTTTTTCGGGAGCAGGAGGTTGTGAGTTTTCCAATTCCTTGAGTTTTTTGTCCGCTTCGGCACCGGTATACGTTTCGGTAGCTGTTTTACCGTTTTCAGTACGTTTGATCGTCAGGGTTTTCACACCGTTTACTTCCTCCATGTTTACATCGATGGTAACACCGTCAACCACAGCGACTGTGTTTTCCTCAGAAGCCGGATCTTCCAGTTCTTTCAGTTTGGCTTCAGCTTCTTTCCCAGTGAAGGTTTCGACCGTTGTTTTACCATCTTCGGTTGATTTGATGGTTACTTTTTTTACCCCGTTTTCTTCTTCCACGCTGATTTCTTTCGAAACTTCTTTCTTGGTGGTTTTTGGCGTTTGCGCCTGGCAATTGGTGAAGATCGTCAAGGCCAGTATGGAGCCGAGTATTAAACCTGTCTTTTTCATGTTGTTGATTTTAAGATTGTGTAACATACTGCAAGGATAAAGGGTTTGGAAAGTGCTTCTGGTTAGGAGGAAGTTAATTGAGGTTAATTAAGGTTAAGTGCATGGATCCTCGCGCTGGTTTTGCAAACACGCCGGGGATTCTCGTTCTAAATAATAAGTTCCAGGTTTAAAAAATGAAGTTAGAAGCGATTTACGGAAATCTTCCCGTTCTTTGCAGCTCCAATACAGCGTATGAAAGTGCTCATTATCGGAAGCGGAGTTGCCGGCACATGTCTGGCGCATCGTTTCCTAGAAAAAGGAATCAACTTTAAGATAGTCGACAAAGGCATCAATCAGTCTACGAGAGTAGCTGCCGGAATCATCAATCCGCTGGTTTTTCGACGAATGACACTAAGCTGGCGCGCCGAAGAATTTATGCCTGCCGCCGATAAATTTTACAAGGAACTGGGCGAACAATTCAACCGCACGTTTCAATATCCGATCACGATCCGACGCTTATTCGCCAGTGAACAGGAAGCGGGTTATTGGCTCAAAAAACAACATTTGCCGCATTACAGCGATTTTATGTCCACGCAAACCGAAGAAGATGCGGCATTCCCAAGTCCGCAAAATACCTTCGGGACCGGTTTGGTGAAAGGTGCTTCTCACATTGATGCGGCTTCGTATTACCAAATCCACCGCGATTGGTTTTCCGAACAGGGTTTGCTGGAAACCGAGGAATTAGAGTATACGAACATTGAACCGGAAACAGCTACTTATAAAGGTGAAACCTATGATTACATCGTTTTCTGTGAAGGAAAGGACGGAATCGCCAATCCGTGGTTTGGGTATTTGCCGTTACAACAAACCAAGGGAGAAATCCTGACAATTCACGCACCAACGATTTCGCAGGATGAATTACTCAACCGCAAGTGTTTTTTGCTGCCGGTCGGGAACGGAAATTTTAGAGCAGGTTCCAACTACGACTGGGATGTCGACAATGTGATTCCTACTAAAGAAGCACGCGCTTTGATAGAGGAAAATATTTTATCGGTTACTGACGAACCTTACGAAGTAGTGGATCATGTGGCGGGCGTTCGTCCAACAGTGCCAGATCGCAGGCCGTTGTTTGGCAAACACACCGAATTTCCAAAACTGGTCATCGCCAATGGTTTGGGCGCAAAAGGCTACATGTTGGCACCGTTGATGATGCAGGAGCTGGCCGATTTTTTAGTGGAAGGAAAACCATTGCATCCCGAATCAGATATCGCGCGATTCAAGAAACGCTGAGGCCGAAAATCAACTGTTTCCATTAACAATCTTTTATGGTTTGGATTGACAGAGTTTGCGTAAATTTGCGGTATAAAATTTACAATTATGTACCCACAAGAACTCGTACAACCCATGAAGGAAGACCTTACACGTGTGGGCTTTCAACAACTCGAAACAGCAGAAGCTGTAGACAATGCTATTCCAAACAGTGAAGGTGTAACTTTAGTAGTCGTGAATTCCGTTTGCGGATGCGCGGCAGGAAATCTTCGTCCGGGCGTGAAACAATCGCTTCAAAACGAAAAATTACCGGCTCATTTGTACACTGTTTTCGCGGGAGTTGATACCGAAGCCACACAACAGGCACGTAACTATTTTTTACCATTTCCTCCATCATCGCCTTCCGTAGCGTTGTTTAAAGACGGCAAACTGGTGCATTTCCTGGAGCGTCATAACATCGAAGGCGTTAGCGCGGCATTGATCGCTGAAAACCTGGCGGCTGCTTACGACGAATTCTGTAACTAGGAGACTTAAGACTGAAAGACTTGAGATATAAGACCAAAGACAAGAGACAATTTTCGTCTTTATCTTTGGTCTTTATCTTTTAGTCTCAAGTCTACTGTCTTCAAGTCTTTAGTCTCCTATGATAATCGATACCCACACTCATTTATATTCTTCCCAATTCGACGATGACCGCACCGAGATGATCCAACGCGCGATTGCTGCCGGAGTGGAAGTCCTTTGTTTGCCCAATATCGACCTGGAAAGTATCCCCGGAATGCACGCCCTTGAAACGCAATTTCCCAATCATTGTCACGCTATGATGGGTTTGCACCCGTGTTCGGTGGATGAAAACTGGGAAGCAACGTTAGAAATCATGCGTTCGCACATCGACAGCCGAAAGTACATTGCCATCGGTGAAATAGGCGTGGATTTGTATTGGGATAAAACTTTTCGCGAAGCGCAAATGGAGGCTTTTCGTCGTCAGATTAACTGGGCGAAAGAAAAACAATGGCCGATTGTGATCCATGCGCGCGACTCGTTTCCGGAGATTTTTGAAGTCATCGACCAGGAAAATGACGAACGTTTACGCGGGATTTTCCACTGTTTCACTGGAACGGCTGATGATGCTAAAAGGATTGACAATTACGGCGGTTTTTTGCTCGGGATAGGCGGTGTGGTGACCTACAAAAAATCGGATTTACCCGAAGTACTGAAAACCGTTTCGCCCGAAAAACTGGTACTCGAAACCGATGCACCGTATCTTCCGCCTGTGCCTTTCAGAGGAAAACGCAATGAAAGTGCTTATGTATTGCATACTGCTGAAAAAGTGGCTGAAATCTACGAAATGCCTTTGCGTCAACTCACCGATCTGACCACCAAAAACGCCATCGAACTCTTCGGTTTGCAGCAAGCTGTTGCGAATCTCGGAAAATGAGCCAACTTTGTAGCTGGAATCTTAACGGATAAAGCGATGCAACAACCCAACGTTTTGGTAATTTATACCGGTGGAACCATCGGAATGGTGAATGATCCGGTGACGGGCTCGCTCACGGCGTTCGATTTTGGCGATGTGTACAAGCACATTCCTGAACTGGCGCGGTTGAATGCAAAACTGACCACAAAAGCGTTTGAACAACCTATTGATTCTTCGGAAATGAACCCGCAATTGTGGGCAGAAATCGCTCAATTGATACACGATCAATACGATGCATTCGATGGTTTTGTGATTCTGCACGGCTCCGACACCATGGCGTTTACCGCGTCAGCGTTGAGTTTTATGCTGCAAGGATTACAAAAACCAGTGATTTTGACCGGATCGCAATTACCAATAGGCACCATTCGCACCGACGGCAAGGAAAACCTGATTACGGCCATTGAAATTGCAGCCGCGCGAAATGAAGACGGCACGGCAAAGGTCCGTGAAGTCGCCATTTATTTTGAATATTCGCTTTACCGCGGAAATCGCACCTCGAAAGTTTCCGCAGAAGCGTTTGAAGCGTTTCGATCACCCAACCTGCGGCCATTGGCAGTTGCGGGAGTACACATCGATTACCGCGATCCGGAGCCGGTTTCTCAATTGAAAGAACTCACATTGTTTACTGAGTTTAATGCTTCGGTAGCGCTCATCAAGTTGTTTCCGGGCATTACCTGGAAAATCTACGCACCACTGTTTGATGTTTCTCAAACTAAAGGAATTATCCTGGAATCGTTCGGATCAGGCAATGCTTCTTCCGATGCCGATTTTCATCGCTTATTGAAAGATTATATTACTGCCGGCGGAGTGGTATTAAACATCACGCAATGTGCTTCGGGAACGGTAGAACAGGGAAAATACGAAACCAGTTCATTTTTCGCGGAAAACGGCGTGTTGTCGGGTTACGATCTCACCACCGAAGCAGCGGTGAGTAAATTAATGTACGCTCTGGGACGTTATCCCAATAATCCAGAACAGTTAAAAGCGCTTTTTTCGAAGGCCATTTGCGGCGAGCAAACGAATTAATCATTGGTATTCTTGAAAATAGTACTATTTTTGCGCACTCAAACAGAGAGGTGTCCGAGTGGTTGAAGGAGCTACCCTGGAAAGGTAGTATACGGGTAACTGTATCGAGAGTTCGAATCTCTTCCTCTCTGCCAGAACTATCCCAGGCGAAACAACGCTTGGGATTTTTTATTCCCATCCAGCGGAAAATTTATTTTCCAGTGCAGATGGGAATAAAAAATCCCAACAGTCGGCCGCGGCTGACTGGGATGCGTTGTGAAGCGAAACCTCTCTGAGATATTTAATCTCTTCCTCTCCAGCGGAAAATTCATTTTCTTTCAGCGGGAGAACCAAGGTTCGAGAGTTGAAATCGTCTACTTCGTATTCATTTTGTATATTCGTTAGCAATGATAACTCCAATTGAAAAAACAGTTCTGATTAACGCTCCCGCATCAAGGATCTGGGAATATTTGACGCATCCGGAGCGGATGAAGCAGTGGATAGGTGAACCTGAAATGAACATTGAAATAGTCACGGATTGGGAGGTTGGAAAGGAGATCATCATTCGCGGATTTCATCATGCCGATTTTGAAAACAAAGGAATCGTATTGCAATTCGAACCAAATAAATTGCTACAGTATAGTCATTTGAGTTCGTTGTCGCGGTTGCCAGATGTGGATGAAAATTACTCCGTCATTACGTTCCGTTTATTTTCCGATAAGGAGCAAACAGCACTAACTGTGAGTGTTGAATATTTCCCAACGGAATCGATCTACAAACACCTTGACTTTTACTGGAAAACGACGGTTGAAATCTTAAAGAGAATGATAGAAGAAGGAGAATAAATCGGGTGTTCCTCCTACGACAACTGCTGCTTCCTGAACAACAACTTATACACCGCTTTCTCGACTGGGAGCTTGAAGAATTTGCGTTTGCAACGCCATTGGGCAAGCCACTGTAGCGGGCGAAGAACCACGCGCTGCCGCGAATAGGCGATTTTGACGTAAAACTTGAACCGTTCAAAGAACAGGTGTTTTTCACCACTCACCCACGGACCGGAAGAACCGATGTAATCGAAGTCTGACCATTCGTGAATCGTTTGTGGCAGCTGATAACCTTTCTTAATGACTTCTTCCGTAATGCTGGAACCCGGATAGGGCTTGAAATAAAAAATCGGGGTTGAAAAATCGGGATGCATTTGGTTTAGTTCCAACACCATATTCACTGTTGCATCCAAACTGCCTTGCGTTTCGTCGGGGAAACCCACGATAAATGGGAAAATCACCGAAATACCGAATTTTTTACAGCGATCAGCGCAGGTGTAGACCTGTTCCATTTTGATGTCTTTTTTAAGCCAGTCCATCATTTCCTGCGACCCGGATTCTACACCGATGAGCACGCGTCTCAAACCAGATTTCACGCATTTCTCAAAATCTTCTTCGCTCATACGCGAACCCTGA
Encoded proteins:
- a CDS encoding hydrolase TatD, with product MIIDTHTHLYSSQFDDDRTEMIQRAIAAGVEVLCLPNIDLESIPGMHALETQFPNHCHAMMGLHPCSVDENWEATLEIMRSHIDSRKYIAIGEIGVDLYWDKTFREAQMEAFRRQINWAKEKQWPIVIHARDSFPEIFEVIDQENDERLRGIFHCFTGTADDAKRIDNYGGFLLGIGGVVTYKKSDLPEVLKTVSPEKLVLETDAPYLPPVPFRGKRNESAYVLHTAEKVAEIYEMPLRQLTDLTTKNAIELFGLQQAVANLGK
- a CDS encoding L-asparaginase 1; this translates as MQQPNVLVIYTGGTIGMVNDPVTGSLTAFDFGDVYKHIPELARLNAKLTTKAFEQPIDSSEMNPQLWAEIAQLIHDQYDAFDGFVILHGSDTMAFTASALSFMLQGLQKPVILTGSQLPIGTIRTDGKENLITAIEIAAARNEDGTAKVREVAIYFEYSLYRGNRTSKVSAEAFEAFRSPNLRPLAVAGVHIDYRDPEPVSQLKELTLFTEFNASVALIKLFPGITWKIYAPLFDVSQTKGIILESFGSGNASSDADFHRLLKDYITAGGVVLNITQCASGTVEQGKYETSSFFAENGVLSGYDLTTEAAVSKLMYALGRYPNNPEQLKALFSKAICGEQTN
- a CDS encoding ATPase encodes the protein MITPIEKTVLINAPASRIWEYLTHPERMKQWIGEPEMNIEIVTDWEVGKEIIIRGFHHADFENKGIVLQFEPNKLLQYSHLSSLSRLPDVDENYSVITFRLFSDKEQTALTVSVEYFPTESIYKHLDFYWKTTVEILKRMIEEGE